The Pseudomonas extremaustralis genome contains a region encoding:
- a CDS encoding DUF4054 domain-containing protein has translation MIITPEMIAAFRSNPLMKAFTDAVKWPDEFIVEALCEAGTETGSSRWGALELTCDNFKWRGMQYFAAHWLATNFSTLGSTAAPGSDARLNVAQKSVGDESIAYRVPQMMDAGTDWLTYTNFGQQFYRLKKRAGMGAKVV, from the coding sequence ATGATAATCACCCCCGAGATGATTGCGGCTTTCCGCAGCAATCCCCTGATGAAGGCATTCACCGACGCGGTGAAGTGGCCGGACGAGTTCATCGTCGAGGCATTGTGCGAAGCCGGTACCGAGACGGGATCAAGCCGCTGGGGTGCGCTGGAACTGACCTGCGACAACTTCAAGTGGCGCGGCATGCAGTACTTCGCCGCGCACTGGCTGGCGACCAACTTTTCCACCCTTGGCTCCACGGCGGCCCCCGGCTCCGATGCGCGCCTGAACGTGGCCCAGAAGTCGGTCGGTGACGAATCGATCGCCTACCGCGTGCCGCAGATGATGGACGCGGGCACCGACTGGCTGACCTACACCAACTTCGGCCAGCAGTTCTACCGGCTGAAAAAGCGCGCCGGGATGGGCGCCAAGGTGGTTTAG
- a CDS encoding DUF2184 domain-containing protein, whose product MTQLKKIVVAIDAAIAYQIGRDSHQVAFNDGLPTLDDGLAFYISQLANLEARIYEAKYAAINYDELIPVDTSLPEWVDSWDYISYDGVTLGKFIGASADDLPDVTLSANKSSVPIGYAGNKYSYSLDELRKSQQLRIPLDSSKAKLAFRGAQEHTQRVAYFGDAARGMTGLFNNPNLALSNSTLDWYNAATTGDQIVADLNKILVDVYINSATVHVPDTIILDAARFAFISNKRMGTITDKTMLEYFRTNNQYTALTGRPINIFSRLQLSAAQLAAAGVSNGSKDRIVAYELNDENLGMQVPIPWRSLAPQMWNLKVNVPCEYKISGVEFRYPFSGAYRDQF is encoded by the coding sequence ATGACCCAGCTTAAAAAAATCGTCGTAGCCATCGACGCAGCGATTGCGTACCAGATCGGTCGCGATTCGCATCAAGTCGCCTTCAACGACGGTCTGCCGACCCTCGACGATGGCCTGGCGTTCTACATCAGCCAGTTGGCAAACCTGGAAGCTCGTATCTACGAGGCCAAGTACGCAGCCATCAACTACGACGAGCTGATCCCGGTCGACACCTCTCTCCCTGAGTGGGTCGATAGCTGGGACTACATCAGCTACGACGGCGTGACCCTGGGCAAGTTCATCGGCGCCAGCGCTGACGACCTGCCGGATGTAACCCTGTCGGCCAACAAGTCGTCCGTGCCGATCGGTTACGCGGGCAACAAGTACAGCTACAGCCTGGATGAGCTGCGCAAATCGCAACAACTGCGCATCCCGCTGGACAGCTCCAAAGCCAAGCTGGCCTTCCGCGGCGCCCAGGAGCACACCCAGCGCGTTGCATACTTTGGTGATGCGGCTCGCGGCATGACCGGACTGTTCAACAACCCGAACCTGGCGCTGTCCAACTCCACCCTGGATTGGTACAACGCCGCGACCACCGGTGACCAGATCGTCGCCGACCTGAACAAGATTCTGGTTGATGTCTACATCAACTCGGCGACCGTCCACGTCCCTGACACGATCATCCTGGATGCTGCCCGCTTCGCGTTCATCTCGAACAAGCGGATGGGCACCATCACCGACAAGACGATGCTGGAATACTTCCGTACCAACAACCAGTACACCGCGCTGACCGGTCGCCCGATCAACATCTTCAGCCGCCTGCAACTGTCCGCTGCCCAACTGGCCGCCGCCGGCGTATCCAACGGCAGCAAGGATCGCATCGTCGCTTACGAGCTGAACGACGAGAACCTGGGCATGCAGGTTCCGATCCCATGGCGCTCCCTGGCTCCCCAGATGTGGAATCTGAAGGTCAACGTGCCCTGCGAGTACAAGATCAGCGGCGTTGAATTCCGCTATCCGTTCTCTGGCGCGTACCGCGACCAGTTCTAA
- a CDS encoding minor capsid protein — protein MNMIGIQYNAKLQRLVKQIKADIAKEVMPLVRQLAPEYTQDAVATTDAWSDLISNAMSFLFSKWQNERVSAGASRIAGEFVQSSLKKSERDLKKSAGIDVFGGNSALQDYLKASAQQNAQLIKSIPAKYLEEVQTLVMANMRSGMRPGFIEKVLQEQFGVTQRRAKMIARDQTSKIQGELAEKQQKGAGFEYFQWIDSDDQRVRHRHHEIANKVTAYGKGIYRWDDLPLSDKGVPIKPGSDYQCFPGDSPVNVFYGARKAFRHAYRGELTRLVSDSGEEIVCTPNHPVLTDRGYVAAQMINVGDYIVHVPDQAIRTPNGEAQSSNVEFSKLFEAFQLIGIVGEPVRALGGDFHGDAIADEEINVVALDWVLPDEFDAAKSKSFFELFFASADEMLVSAGSSGYGDLFPVLKGLTLAPDSIVSGACKLLSVVSTGFAHAQQHALSSIGLLYSSLIEDADDDVSGCLEFFSDCFNAESGINHRLDLFKRYVLAIVRHAFGGGDRETPGADRFAEVVGVAPKHLPDSLQAISLECQLVRVANKFISEFNGHVYNLEMGEGLYVAHSIAVSNCRCIALPVSAREVKANQDAGRTAPGVLR, from the coding sequence ATGAACATGATCGGCATCCAGTACAACGCCAAGCTGCAGCGGCTGGTCAAGCAGATCAAAGCGGACATCGCCAAGGAGGTGATGCCGCTGGTTCGCCAGCTTGCGCCGGAGTACACGCAGGACGCGGTGGCCACGACTGACGCCTGGTCGGACCTTATCAGCAACGCCATGTCGTTCCTGTTCAGCAAGTGGCAAAACGAAAGGGTCAGCGCTGGCGCCAGCAGGATAGCCGGAGAGTTCGTTCAGTCGTCGCTCAAGAAGTCAGAGCGCGACCTGAAGAAGTCGGCCGGCATTGACGTGTTCGGCGGCAACAGCGCGCTTCAGGACTACCTGAAGGCCTCCGCACAGCAGAACGCCCAGCTCATCAAGTCGATCCCTGCCAAGTATCTCGAAGAGGTGCAAACGCTGGTGATGGCAAACATGCGCTCCGGCATGCGGCCTGGCTTCATCGAGAAGGTGCTGCAGGAACAGTTCGGCGTGACGCAGCGCCGGGCCAAGATGATCGCCCGCGACCAGACTTCGAAGATCCAGGGCGAGCTGGCCGAGAAGCAGCAGAAGGGCGCCGGCTTCGAGTACTTCCAGTGGATTGACTCCGACGACCAGCGCGTCCGGCACCGCCACCACGAGATCGCCAACAAGGTCACCGCCTACGGGAAAGGGATCTACCGCTGGGACGACCTGCCGCTGAGCGACAAGGGCGTTCCGATCAAGCCTGGCTCCGATTACCAGTGCTTCCCCGGCGACTCACCAGTAAACGTCTTTTACGGTGCAAGAAAAGCGTTTAGGCACGCTTATCGAGGCGAATTGACCAGACTCGTTTCTGACTCTGGCGAAGAGATCGTATGTACACCGAACCACCCTGTGCTGACTGATAGGGGATATGTCGCGGCTCAAATGATCAATGTGGGCGATTACATCGTCCATGTTCCCGATCAGGCCATCCGCACCCCGAACGGAGAGGCACAGAGTTCGAATGTTGAATTCAGCAAACTTTTTGAAGCGTTTCAGCTGATCGGGATTGTTGGTGAACCTGTCCGTGCTCTCGGTGGTGATTTCCACGGCGACGCTATTGCCGACGAGGAAATCAATGTTGTAGCCCTCGACTGGGTACTGCCAGACGAATTCGACGCCGCGAAGTCGAAGAGCTTCTTCGAACTCTTTTTCGCCAGCGCCGACGAGATGCTCGTATCGGCTGGCAGCTCTGGTTATGGCGATCTTTTCCCGGTGCTCAAGGGGCTTACTCTTGCCCCTGACAGCATCGTGAGCGGCGCGTGCAAGCTCCTTTCTGTCGTGAGCACTGGTTTTGCTCATGCGCAGCAGCATGCCCTCTCGTCGATTGGGCTGCTGTATTCCAGCCTCATTGAGGACGCGGACGATGACGTTTCTGGATGTCTGGAGTTTTTCAGCGACTGCTTTAACGCTGAATCCGGCATCAATCATAGACTTGATCTGTTCAAGCGGTATGTCCTGGCGATTGTGCGCCACGCTTTTGGTGGCGGGGATCGTGAGACCCCTGGCGCGGATCGCTTTGCTGAGGTTGTCGGGGTTGCACCCAAGCATCTCCCCGACTCTCTTCAGGCTATTTCCCTGGAGTGCCAGTTGGTGCGCGTGGCTAACAAATTCATCAGTGAATTTAATGGTCATGTCTACAACCTGGAAATGGGGGAGGGGCTATACGTTGCGCATAGTATAGCCGTTAGTAACTGCCGATGCATCGCGCTCCCAGTGAGCGCGCGCGAGGTCAAGGCCAACCAAGACGCAGGCCGCACAGCGCCGGGCGTTCTTCGCTAA
- a CDS encoding PBSX family phage terminase large subunit translates to MTSTPAMYQLNPNLREFWRIRKPYKLLKGGRFSSKTQDAGGMAAFLARNYTVKFLCIRQFQNRIADSVYTVIKEKINQACWADEFDIGVSSIKHRTTGSEFLFYGIARNLNDIKGTEGVDICWIEEGEGLTEEQWAVIDPTIRKEGSEIWILWNPDLMTDFVQAKLPKLLGDDCVIKHINYADNPFLSDTARAKAERLKEADQESYNHIYLGQPRTNDDAAVIKFSWVEACVNAHLKLGMSLSGARAVGYDVADSGDDSNACAIFDGALCHDLDEWKAGEDELNESAMRAWAHVKGGRLIYDSIGNGAHVGSTLKAARAVQRYYKFNAAGAIINPEKEYAPKIKNKDKFENLKAQAWQDVADRMRNTFNAVTKGQKFKPSELISITGDLRKLEQLKLELSTPRKRYSKRGLDMVETKDELAKRGVASPNLADAFVMGACPHLVANGRPIRDLL, encoded by the coding sequence ATGACTTCTACGCCGGCGATGTACCAGCTTAACCCGAACCTTCGTGAGTTTTGGCGGATCAGGAAGCCGTACAAGCTTCTGAAGGGTGGGCGGTTCTCCTCGAAGACCCAAGACGCGGGCGGCATGGCTGCCTTCCTGGCTCGCAACTACACGGTGAAGTTTCTCTGCATTCGCCAATTTCAGAACCGTATCGCCGACTCGGTGTATACGGTCATCAAGGAAAAGATCAATCAGGCCTGTTGGGCGGATGAGTTTGATATCGGCGTATCGTCGATCAAGCACCGCACGACGGGCTCTGAGTTCTTGTTCTACGGCATCGCCAGGAACCTGAACGACATCAAGGGTACTGAGGGTGTCGACATTTGCTGGATCGAGGAGGGCGAAGGTCTGACCGAGGAGCAGTGGGCTGTCATCGACCCGACGATTCGTAAAGAGGGGTCGGAAATCTGGATTCTCTGGAACCCGGACCTGATGACGGATTTCGTGCAGGCCAAACTGCCGAAGCTGCTTGGCGACGACTGTGTCATCAAGCACATCAACTACGCCGACAACCCGTTTCTATCCGATACCGCGCGCGCCAAGGCTGAGCGGCTGAAAGAGGCTGACCAGGAGTCGTACAACCACATCTACCTGGGTCAGCCGCGCACCAACGACGACGCAGCTGTAATCAAGTTCTCATGGGTGGAGGCGTGCGTTAACGCTCACCTAAAGCTTGGGATGAGCCTGTCCGGTGCGCGAGCGGTTGGTTATGACGTGGCGGACAGTGGTGACGACAGCAACGCCTGCGCGATCTTTGATGGGGCGCTCTGTCATGACTTGGACGAGTGGAAGGCTGGCGAGGATGAGCTGAATGAGTCAGCCATGCGCGCCTGGGCTCACGTCAAGGGCGGTAGGCTGATCTACGACAGTATCGGCAACGGTGCGCACGTAGGCTCAACCCTGAAAGCCGCCAGGGCCGTACAGCGCTACTACAAGTTCAATGCCGCCGGGGCAATCATCAATCCTGAAAAGGAATACGCCCCGAAGATCAAGAACAAGGACAAGTTCGAGAACCTGAAGGCGCAGGCCTGGCAGGACGTGGCTGACCGCATGCGCAACACGTTCAATGCAGTCACGAAGGGGCAGAAGTTCAAGCCATCTGAGCTGATCAGCATTACGGGTGATCTGCGCAAGCTCGAACAACTGAAGCTCGAGCTGTCCACGCCACGCAAGCGCTACAGCAAGCGCGGCCTGGATATGGTCGAGACCAAGGATGAACTGGCAAAGCGCGGCGTCGCATCCCCCAACCTGGCTGATGCATTCGTTATGGGTGCATGTCCGCACCTGGTAGCAAACGGAAGACCTATCCGCGACCTCCTATGA
- a CDS encoding DUF1073 domain-containing protein translates to MPADKKLGKALVRAAQKYEASIKSSSDGLVNVVSGLGTQKAKRSHNQFQYGFLNDFQQLDAAYQTSWLARAIVDYPAEDMTREWRTLKCDDADVIRAEEDRLNLPAMVSEATSWARLYGGAGILMLTNQDLTKPLKPEKIKKGDLYRLLVIDRFDMTAMNMNQSNILAANYLQPEFYTISAGAQQIHWTHFARFAGAKLPRRQRAQTQGWGDSELRKCLDDVMDIVASKDGIAELMQEANVDIIKRVGLSDELASDQDDAITARYALFSMMKSSINLALLDDEETYDRKTLDLSGVAPVLDLLMTWIAGAAGIPVTRLFGESAKGLGNTGEGDDTNYHNHLSSKRLTQIDPGLRQLDEVMVRSATGQWIEDFNYVWNPFKQPDLVQIAQANKANAETDIAYKDAGVITTSQIQRKLQAQELYQFDDDKIEALEADEDLEMFNDPPGSEGDE, encoded by the coding sequence GTGCCAGCAGACAAAAAGCTGGGCAAAGCCCTTGTTCGGGCCGCTCAGAAGTATGAGGCATCCATCAAGTCGTCGAGTGATGGCCTGGTGAACGTCGTGTCCGGCCTGGGCACCCAGAAGGCCAAGCGCTCTCACAACCAGTTCCAATATGGGTTCCTGAACGACTTCCAGCAGTTGGATGCGGCATACCAGACCAGCTGGCTTGCCCGGGCGATCGTTGATTACCCGGCCGAGGACATGACCCGCGAGTGGCGCACCCTCAAGTGCGATGATGCGGACGTGATCCGGGCCGAGGAAGACCGGTTGAACCTGCCGGCCATGGTCAGCGAGGCAACCAGCTGGGCGCGCCTTTACGGCGGCGCTGGCATCCTCATGCTGACCAACCAGGACCTGACCAAGCCGCTCAAACCGGAGAAGATCAAGAAGGGCGACCTTTACCGCCTGCTGGTGATCGACCGCTTCGACATGACGGCGATGAACATGAACCAGTCGAACATCCTGGCCGCGAACTACTTGCAGCCGGAGTTCTACACCATCTCCGCCGGCGCCCAGCAGATCCACTGGACGCACTTCGCCCGCTTCGCCGGTGCCAAGCTGCCACGCCGCCAGCGCGCACAGACGCAGGGCTGGGGCGACTCAGAGCTGCGCAAGTGCCTCGACGACGTGATGGACATCGTAGCCAGCAAGGACGGCATCGCCGAGCTGATGCAGGAAGCGAACGTCGACATCATCAAGCGTGTCGGCCTCTCGGATGAGCTGGCCAGCGATCAGGACGACGCTATCACGGCGCGTTATGCCCTGTTCAGCATGATGAAGTCCTCGATCAACCTGGCGCTGCTGGATGACGAAGAGACCTACGACCGCAAGACCCTGGATCTGTCCGGGGTGGCGCCGGTGCTCGACCTGCTCATGACATGGATCGCCGGCGCTGCTGGTATCCCGGTGACGCGCCTGTTTGGCGAGTCGGCCAAGGGCCTTGGAAACACCGGTGAGGGCGATGACACCAACTACCACAACCATCTGTCATCGAAGCGCCTGACCCAGATTGATCCAGGCCTTCGCCAGCTGGATGAGGTGATGGTGCGCTCGGCCACCGGTCAGTGGATCGAAGACTTCAACTACGTCTGGAACCCGTTCAAGCAGCCAGACCTGGTGCAGATCGCCCAGGCCAACAAGGCCAACGCTGAGACGGACATCGCCTACAAGGATGCTGGCGTGATCACCACCAGCCAGATCCAACGAAAGTTGCAGGCCCAGGAGCTCTACCAGTTCGACGACGACAAGATCGAAGCGCTGGAGGCTGATGAGGACCTGGAGATGTTCAACGATCCGCCTGGTAGTGAAGGTGATGAGTGA
- a CDS encoding structural cement protein Gp24, producing the protein MAVQGGNALNHGVAYAGMVADGELSNAVSKVNKGTVNIAFGLGVVTDGDDGAKLPVAGSTAAQFIGVVKRELNRAYTATDVVGAVAKRDMSVETVAPIWVTARVAVAKDDPVYLVIGDGTGTNQGQFSNVVGAAATLAVLIPNAKWVSSAGAGALAKISLKIGG; encoded by the coding sequence ATGGCTGTTCAAGGTGGTAACGCACTCAATCACGGCGTCGCTTACGCAGGTATGGTCGCCGATGGCGAACTGTCCAACGCCGTCTCCAAAGTCAACAAAGGCACCGTGAACATCGCGTTCGGCCTGGGTGTCGTTACCGATGGTGACGACGGCGCCAAGCTGCCTGTGGCAGGTTCCACTGCGGCCCAATTCATCGGCGTCGTGAAGCGCGAACTGAACCGCGCCTACACCGCTACCGACGTGGTCGGCGCAGTCGCCAAGCGCGATATGTCGGTTGAGACCGTAGCGCCTATCTGGGTGACCGCCCGTGTCGCAGTCGCCAAGGATGACCCGGTGTATCTGGTCATCGGCGACGGCACCGGCACTAACCAGGGCCAGTTCTCGAACGTGGTCGGCGCTGCTGCAACCCTGGCCGTTCTGATCCCGAACGCCAAATGGGTCAGCTCAGCCGGCGCCGGCGCGCTGGCTAAAATTTCTCTGAAGATCGGGGGCTAA
- a CDS encoding phage tail tape measure protein, producing MASKVLKSFLIGIGWDTKALEAGDKKIQSSLQGVKSSALGISAALVGAFGAGAGVIVSTANKIDRLAAAAQNMRTAFSAQYNFGNAIAQMGGQAQEGYDFLKRAEEFQNNFNLNGKDDSIDALARAGLDTGRLADTRLNGGDAMDFYRELEKQFKERGLNEGQRAQVQSTLSYSDFVSRLLKEGNGEARMAQAARNTGSIDQMTDSARRFADSNTVLSQKFEGLANELTEKFLPSLIGASEWANKFLDEHRGEISKGIDYAADNPGATAALLGSSVSSLFGPVISKFGLTSIGGMATKAGVAGLVGTGSAIGSNLVNQGLDKYVPGYRGVSQGFDDLLKGVTGLDRIPGPLDLMSGRFPSFVDQPKFPTTGDRTAADSMPPQSSIDERYKDVPSQSADDLVRRIQDAKFNVHNNLTIEIDGEKLNHRIIRVNERQNYEASDDLRSTTRR from the coding sequence ATGGCTAGCAAAGTACTGAAGTCATTCCTGATCGGCATCGGCTGGGATACCAAGGCTCTGGAGGCGGGCGACAAAAAGATCCAGTCCAGCCTGCAAGGCGTTAAGTCGAGTGCGCTTGGAATCTCGGCGGCGCTGGTTGGAGCTTTTGGGGCTGGTGCCGGGGTAATTGTCAGCACGGCCAACAAGATTGATCGTCTGGCTGCTGCCGCCCAAAACATGCGTACAGCATTCTCCGCTCAGTACAACTTCGGTAACGCCATAGCGCAGATGGGCGGGCAGGCACAAGAAGGGTACGACTTCCTCAAAAGAGCTGAAGAGTTCCAGAACAACTTCAACCTGAACGGCAAGGATGATTCGATTGATGCTCTTGCGCGAGCCGGTCTCGATACAGGGAGGCTGGCTGACACCAGGCTCAATGGCGGTGATGCCATGGATTTTTATAGGGAGCTGGAGAAGCAGTTCAAGGAGAGGGGGCTCAATGAGGGGCAGCGAGCGCAAGTTCAATCCACGCTTAGCTATTCTGACTTCGTGTCAAGGCTTCTAAAAGAAGGAAACGGTGAGGCTAGGATGGCGCAGGCCGCCAGAAATACCGGCTCTATCGACCAGATGACCGATAGTGCCCGCAGGTTCGCTGATAGCAATACGGTTCTAAGCCAGAAATTTGAAGGCTTGGCGAATGAGCTGACTGAGAAGTTCCTACCAAGCCTGATCGGTGCGAGCGAATGGGCAAATAAGTTCCTCGATGAGCACCGGGGCGAGATCAGTAAGGGCATTGATTATGCAGCGGACAACCCAGGCGCCACCGCTGCGCTTCTTGGCTCAAGTGTGTCATCCCTGTTCGGACCCGTAATTTCAAAGTTTGGCCTAACGTCGATTGGAGGCATGGCCACGAAGGCTGGCGTTGCCGGTCTGGTGGGGACTGGTAGCGCTATCGGCTCAAACCTGGTCAACCAAGGACTGGACAAGTATGTCCCTGGCTACAGGGGCGTGTCTCAAGGCTTCGATGACCTGCTCAAGGGGGTCACTGGCCTGGATCGGATTCCTGGGCCGCTGGACCTCATGTCCGGTCGCTTCCCCAGCTTTGTCGATCAGCCAAAGTTCCCCACAACAGGCGACAGAACCGCAGCCGACAGCATGCCTCCGCAATCAAGTATTGATGAACGCTACAAGGACGTTCCGTCGCAGAGCGCCGATGATCTGGTCAGGCGCATACAGGACGCGAAATTCAACGTCCATAACAACCTGACCATTGAGATTGACGGTGAGAAGCTGAACCACAGAATCATCCGAGTCAACGAACGCCAGAACTACGAGGCGTCTGATGATCTAAGGTCAACTACGAGGCGCTAG
- a CDS encoding DUF3383 family protein produces MSYPASEIIRINARISPAGLGNANFASAMLFAPQLELPVGFAPDTYRTYFSLPALSEDFADTTETYKAAQRWLGGTPATRQIQVWGAATADATRAATLNKARNITWWYWTMWTAPVLAVKADVLAIAQWCEDNTSMFIDNQTGASVGEIRDPADVDDIATQLTSAGFRHVFTAAHATDAYSGSALAKHYAAVNYSADRSTITGEFKKSPSVTAENLTGTAYTAMQSDKKKAVFYTVVDNQGSTDSGRWLNTLTHSTYGEFIDDVVNLDACVNYLTTSLYNAVANQTTKLAQTPVGQAVLIGAARATMQQFINNGYLGPRNYIDPDDGLEKYTIGFEILTKPEDILDLSDADRSARKSAPLRIRLFRAGAIHIVDVDLDVY; encoded by the coding sequence ATGAGTTACCCCGCCTCAGAAATCATCCGCATCAACGCCCGGATCAGCCCGGCCGGCCTTGGTAATGCAAACTTTGCCAGCGCCATGCTGTTCGCTCCGCAGCTTGAGCTGCCGGTAGGCTTTGCGCCTGATACATACCGAACTTATTTCAGCTTGCCCGCGCTTTCTGAAGACTTCGCCGACACCACCGAGACGTACAAGGCGGCTCAGCGCTGGCTTGGCGGTACTCCGGCTACTCGCCAGATCCAAGTCTGGGGCGCAGCCACTGCCGACGCCACCCGTGCCGCCACGCTCAACAAGGCTCGGAATATCACCTGGTGGTACTGGACCATGTGGACGGCTCCAGTTCTGGCAGTCAAGGCGGACGTACTGGCAATCGCCCAATGGTGCGAAGACAACACCAGCATGTTCATCGACAACCAGACTGGCGCATCGGTGGGCGAGATTCGCGACCCTGCTGATGTTGACGATATCGCCACTCAGTTGACTTCTGCCGGATTCCGTCACGTATTCACTGCCGCGCACGCCACCGACGCCTACTCTGGTTCGGCCCTGGCCAAGCATTACGCCGCTGTGAACTACAGTGCCGATCGCTCGACGATTACCGGTGAATTCAAGAAGTCGCCAAGCGTAACTGCGGAAAACCTGACCGGCACCGCTTACACCGCCATGCAGAGTGACAAGAAGAAGGCCGTCTTCTACACCGTAGTGGACAACCAGGGCTCTACCGACTCCGGTCGCTGGCTCAACACCCTAACGCACAGCACCTACGGCGAGTTCATTGACGACGTGGTCAATCTCGACGCGTGCGTCAACTACCTGACGACTTCGCTCTACAACGCAGTGGCGAACCAGACCACCAAGCTGGCCCAGACCCCGGTTGGCCAGGCCGTGCTGATCGGCGCCGCACGGGCGACCATGCAGCAGTTCATCAACAACGGCTACCTGGGTCCGCGGAACTACATCGACCCGGACGACGGCCTCGAGAAATACACCATCGGTTTCGAGATCCTGACCAAGCCCGAGGACATCCTCGACCTGTCGGATGCTGATCGCAGCGCCCGCAAGTCCGCACCACTCCGCATTCGCCTGTTCCGCGCCGGCGCCATCCACATTGTTGACGTTGACCTCGACGTTTATTGA
- a CDS encoding DUF2213 domain-containing protein encodes MKCTVFDRAGYRITQREYTDEGFLKVPARVARTGIQEYLARELGLDGDPNRIVRVYRPPEEVFAPDSLSTYDTSDITNDHPKELVTAATYRGIAVGVVRGPGREDGDFVAADLIVKDQKTINDINAGKCEVSAGYTAIYVYAPGFTADGQPYDYIQREIRINHVAIVDRARAGANARVFDHNPGGNTMPVFITTDSGRSVDVADPANAQVVADSFDRLLKRATDAESKADKAQATADKAAEDLAEARKASGDEAINARVVLIGSTQAQARKIAGDSFTCDSLDVIEIKRAALAVKRPKMAWGDKSAGYVECAFDAEAEKEPDEDDMDEEGKKKPKPATGDTAALFAQFMQLAKDGAATTATADAAPTPYQQHKQKLSGAHKQPQKGA; translated from the coding sequence ATGAAATGCACGGTTTTCGACCGGGCCGGGTATCGCATTACCCAGCGAGAGTACACAGACGAGGGCTTCCTCAAGGTTCCGGCCAGAGTGGCTCGCACCGGGATTCAGGAGTACCTGGCGCGCGAGCTTGGGCTCGACGGAGATCCGAACCGAATCGTCCGCGTGTACCGGCCGCCTGAAGAGGTTTTCGCGCCTGACTCGCTGAGTACCTACGACACCAGCGACATCACCAACGATCACCCGAAGGAGCTCGTCACGGCGGCGACCTACAGGGGTATCGCTGTTGGTGTGGTTCGAGGGCCTGGGCGCGAAGACGGCGACTTTGTTGCGGCAGACCTGATCGTCAAAGACCAGAAGACGATCAACGACATCAATGCCGGTAAATGCGAAGTCTCTGCCGGATACACAGCCATCTATGTCTACGCGCCTGGATTCACGGCGGATGGACAGCCATACGACTACATCCAACGTGAAATCCGAATCAACCACGTTGCCATCGTAGATAGAGCAAGGGCGGGCGCGAATGCTCGCGTTTTTGACCACAACCCAGGAGGCAACACAATGCCTGTATTTATCACCACCGATAGCGGGCGCAGCGTTGATGTTGCTGATCCTGCGAACGCCCAAGTGGTCGCCGACTCGTTCGACCGATTGCTGAAGCGCGCCACTGATGCGGAATCCAAGGCTGATAAGGCCCAGGCAACCGCTGACAAGGCAGCCGAAGATCTGGCCGAGGCCCGCAAGGCTTCTGGCGACGAGGCAATCAACGCTCGCGTCGTCCTGATCGGCAGCACCCAGGCCCAGGCCCGCAAGATCGCCGGCGACAGCTTCACCTGTGACAGCCTCGACGTGATCGAGATCAAGCGTGCCGCGCTGGCCGTCAAGCGTCCGAAAATGGCGTGGGGCGACAAGTCTGCCGGCTATGTCGAGTGCGCCTTTGACGCCGAGGCCGAGAAAGAGCCTGACGAAGACGACATGGACGAAGAAGGCAAGAAGAAGCCCAAGCCCGCTACTGGCGACACTGCCGCGCTCTTCGCCCAGTTCATGCAGTTGGCCAAGGACGGCGCAGCCACCACGGCGACCGCTGATGCCGCGCCGACCCCATACCAGCAGCACAAGCAGAAGCTGTCGGGCGCCCACAAACAACCCCAGAAAGGAGCCTGA
- a CDS encoding phage neck terminator protein, with amino-acid sequence MTNEELFKKLRPIVMLATGVPECILADQVGPGSMPAPKGAYATITPRQSISERGQANIVSRDIPGDQVEVDVRAQIMCSASINFYRGEALMYAERLKQANKRPDVSMMLFKAKIGWNSTDAVNNLTSLQSANFEQRAQITIRLMYETSSLPAINNILSVEVALQNEKARVIETFTVEIDPA; translated from the coding sequence ATGACCAACGAAGAACTGTTCAAGAAGCTGCGCCCGATTGTGATGCTGGCGACCGGTGTGCCTGAGTGCATCCTTGCGGATCAGGTCGGCCCAGGCAGCATGCCGGCCCCCAAGGGCGCATACGCAACGATCACGCCCAGGCAGTCCATCAGTGAGCGCGGCCAGGCCAACATCGTGTCGCGTGACATCCCAGGCGATCAGGTGGAGGTCGATGTGCGAGCGCAGATCATGTGCTCGGCAAGCATCAACTTCTACCGAGGCGAGGCGCTGATGTACGCCGAGCGCCTGAAGCAGGCCAACAAGCGGCCGGACGTGAGCATGATGCTGTTCAAGGCCAAGATCGGCTGGAACAGCACGGATGCCGTGAATAACCTCACCAGCCTGCAGTCGGCCAACTTCGAGCAGCGGGCGCAGATCACCATCCGCCTGATGTACGAGACCAGCAGCCTCCCGGCTATCAACAACATCCTGAGCGTCGAAGTGGCGCTCCAGAACGAAAAGGCGCGGGTCATTGAGACCTTCACCGTCGAAATTGACCCCGCATAA